The nucleotide sequence ACACAAAAAACGCCATCGCCAGCGGAAAGGTCAGCATCTGTGGGTACAGCAGTGGCACGCCATGCGCCGCTTGGTAACCACACACCTTGGCATAGGCGGCAATGGCTGCGCCGTCCAGCACCACGCTGGGCCGCACATAGGTGATGGCGGGCAAGGCCTTGACCACACCAGCGCGCTTGCGCGTGGACAACAAGGCCCCAACGTATTGCGACGCGGTGGCGGGCAGGGTTTCAAAGTCAATGGTTTTCATGCTGTGCACCTGTGCGTTAAGCGCCGATCAGGCTTTGGCCGCACACGCGCACCACATTGCCTGTCAGACCGTTGGAGGCGGGGCTTGCAAACCACGCAATGGCCTGGGCCACATCCTGTGGCAAGCCGCCTTGGCTCATGGAGTTCATGCGGCGGCCCGCTTCGCGAATGGCAAAAGGCACGGCAGCGGTCATTTGCGTCTCAATAAAGCCAGGCGCTACCGCGTTGATGGTGATGCCCTTCTTGGCAAAAATGGGCGCTGTGCTTTGCACCATGCCCACCACACCGGCCTTCGACAATGCGTAGTTGGTTTGCCCCAAGTTGCCAGCAATGCCCGAGATCGACGACACGCACACAATACGCCCACCCGCTTTGAGGGCGCCGGACTCCACCAAGGCGTCGTTGATGCGCTCTTGGGTCGACAAGTTCACGTTGACCACCATCTGCCAGAAATGCTCTTTCATGTTGGCAATGGTTTTGTCGCGGGTAATGCCCGCGTTGTGCACCACCACATCCCAGCCGCCATCGGCCTTGGCGGCGTCTACCAACAGTTGTGGGGCATCGGCTGCGCCAATGTCCAGGGCGATGGTGCTGCCGCCAATCTTGGCAGCCACTTCATCCAAACTTGCTTGGGCTTGTGGAATGTCCAAGCAAATCACGGTGGCACCCTCTTGGGCCATGACTTCAGCAATCGAGGCGCCAATGCCACGTGACGCGCCAGTGACCAGCACTTTTTTGCCCGCCAGGGGCTTGCTCCAGTCGGCAGGAGCAGCGCCCTCGCCCACGGGCGCACCTACGCGCACCACCTGGGCCGACACATAGGCCGAGCGGGGGGACAGCAAGAAGCGCAAGGTGGATTCGAGCTGCCCTTCAGCGCCTTCAGCCACATAGACCAACTGCACCGCAATGGCTTTTTTGAGTTCCTTGGCCAGGGAGCGGCTCAAGCCCTCTAGCGCGCGTTGAATCGTGGCTTGGCGTGGGGTTCGGCACAGCTCTGGTGGGCGGCCCAAAATCACCACGCGGCCACATGGCAGCACCGAGCGCGCGGCATCATGGAAAAATTGGTACAGCGCCTCGGACTCACTGCTGTCCACCAAGCCTGTGGCGTCAAACACCAGGGCTTTTACTTTTTCGCCGGGTTGGCCGTCAACGCCCCAGCGGCCGCTCATCAAACCGGCTTGGTTGGCAATGGGCGTCCATTGGGGCAGCTGGGCGTGGGCCACGGTTTGAGCGCCAATGCGTTTGAAAATGCCGGCCAATGTTTCTAGCAAAGGCGCGTTGGTGCCACCACCGAGCAAGACGCTGCCTTTGATGACGGGCTGACCCGCCTTGTAGCGCTCTAGCACCATCGGTTTGGGCAGGCCCAGCACATCTGCCAGTTTGCCGCCCACAGGGGAGTTAGCGAAATTCAGGTAGGAATCGGTCATGGTGTCGTCCAGTGTTGTGCATGCATATTGGATTTTGGTACCGCC is from Rhodoferax aquaticus and encodes:
- a CDS encoding 3-oxoacyl-ACP reductase, with the protein product MTDSYLNFANSPVGGKLADVLGLPKPMVLERYKAGQPVIKGSVLLGGGTNAPLLETLAGIFKRIGAQTVAHAQLPQWTPIANQAGLMSGRWGVDGQPGEKVKALVFDATGLVDSSESEALYQFFHDAARSVLPCGRVVILGRPPELCRTPRQATIQRALEGLSRSLAKELKKAIAVQLVYVAEGAEGQLESTLRFLLSPRSAYVSAQVVRVGAPVGEGAAPADWSKPLAGKKVLVTGASRGIGASIAEVMAQEGATVICLDIPQAQASLDEVAAKIGGSTIALDIGAADAPQLLVDAAKADGGWDVVVHNAGITRDKTIANMKEHFWQMVVNVNLSTQERINDALVESGALKAGGRIVCVSSISGIAGNLGQTNYALSKAGVVGMVQSTAPIFAKKGITINAVAPGFIETQMTAAVPFAIREAGRRMNSMSQGGLPQDVAQAIAWFASPASNGLTGNVVRVCGQSLIGA